From a single Larimichthys crocea isolate SSNF chromosome XIII, L_crocea_2.0, whole genome shotgun sequence genomic region:
- the il6r gene encoding interleukin-6 receptor subunit alpha isoform X1 — MRIFLPLLCFLCASPVRSILEGTCLRKEPPPGTVVLSIGSKLLLTCSGDVTVDGVKVRNSSNTNRTASSSSATPATVTIISHTEVSIKNDKHTVENAVSERYHSTEAGENRSLRPTDTGHTASPTTHTVQPAGVHRLLKEELDGEEEEEEEEEEREEGSRVTRGIKSRYQWNRDGKTVGKGDKDFEGITSERRGATLSLSSVQLTDSGEYTCYHRDRRRFSLKVIVAGPPETPSLSCYKSSPSSKIRCEWTPKKPITRRPTCYLLLNKRPTETFLRSQCSYSSQASRCWCALDYNEDELRTVHSAFLCVTSIEGNATSPLLDFTPLSILKPNPPTQVSVQPIKGQVTRLKVTWGFPNSWKIHDRHYGLMYELKYRPVKSSYHYEQVVTIKMSHSYIITDAMPGVEYLVQLKSKDEYDGLWGAWSTPAYGSTWIAPTTIEPTTMLTDYTEESSGQEETETVVEPVPHKVPHHILWISGSFALLSVILAVYIFRHKDRFMSKLQSLSVFTQCGDSPQPVPSAPTAPEGQALVTFGRPRYKEPQTIDVEKEEEENEEQQCETERTDGMHFNNTSYFFLPQ; from the exons ATGCGGATTTTTCTCcctttgctgtgttttctttgcgCTTCACCGGTCCGCAGCATTTTAGAAGGAACCTGCCTCAGAAAAG agCCTCCTCCTGGTACGGTTGTTTTATCCATAGGCAGTAAGCTCCTTCTGACCTGCAGCGGTGATGTAACAGTGGACGGAGTAAAGGTCAGAAACAGCTCAAACACCAACAGAACAGCCAGTTCTTCAAGTGCAACTCCAGCCACTGTAACTATTATAAGCCACACTGAAGTTTcgataaaaaatgacaaacatacTGTGGAGAATGCTGTAAGTGAAAGGTATCACTCTACTGAGGCAGGAGAAAACAGAAGCCTCAGACCAACAGATACAGGACACACGGCTTCTCCCACCACTCACACGGTCCAGCCAGCTGGTGTGCACAGACTGCTAAAAGAAGAGTTGGatggcgaggaggaggaagaggaggaggaggaggagagggaggaagggagcaGAGTAACAAGGGGCATAAAATCGCGGTATCAGTGGAATAGGGACGGGAAAACAGTCggaaaaggagacaaagactTTGAAGGAATCACATCTGAAAGGAGAGGAGCTACATTGTCTCTGTCCTCAGTACAACTAACAGACTCTGGGGAGTACACATGTtatcacagagacagaaggaggttCTCCTTAAAAGTAATCGTCGCAG GTCCTCCAGAGACTCCCAGCCTGTCCTGCTACAAAAGTTCACCCAGCAGTAAGATTCGCTGTGAGTGGACACCAAAGAAGCCCATCACCAGAAGGCCTACCTGTTACCTCTTACTCAATAAAAG ACCAACAGAGACATTCCTTCGCTCGCAGTGCTCATACTCCTCTCAGGCCTCTCGCTGCTGGTGCGCTCTGGACTACAACGAGGACGAGCTGAGAACCGTCCACTCTGCCTTCCTGTGTGTTACAAGCATCGAAGGCAACGCCACCAGCCCTCTGCTGGACTTCACACCTCTGAGCATCC TTAAGCCTAACCCTCCGACACAAGTGTCAGTCCAACCGATAAAGGGACAGGTGACTAGGCTGAAGGTCACCTGGGGTTTTCCGAACTCCTGGAAGATTCACGACAGACATTATGGTCTGATGTATGAGCTGAAATACAGACCTGTCAAGTCCTCATATCATTACGAGCAG GTAGTGACGATTAAGATGTCCCATTCCTACATTATCACTGATGCAATGCCTGGTGTGGAGTACCTGGTACAGCTCAAAAGTAAAGATGAATATGACGGTCTGTGGGGTGCCTGGAGTACACCTGCCTATGGCAGTACTTGGATAG ctccaACAACAATTGAACCTACCACAATG TTGACAGACTATACAGAAGAAAGCTCCGGTCAAGAGGAAACTGAGACTGTTG TTGAACCAGTGCCTCACAAAGTGCCACATCACATCCTGTGGATCTCTGGGTCCTTTGCTCTCCTGTCAGTCATTTTGGCTGTCTACATATTCAG ACACAAGGACAGATTTATGTCTAAGCTCCAGAGTTTGAGTGTCTTCACCCAGTGTGGTGACTCGCCTCAGCCTGTGCCCTCTGCCCCAACAGCACCAGAAGGGCAGGCTCTGGTGACCTTTGGCCGTCCACGTTACAAAGAACCCCAAACAATCGAtgtggagaaagaggaagaggaaaatgaagaaCAACAGTGTGAGACTGAGAGGACAGATGGCATGCACTTCAACAACACAAGTTATTTCTTCCTCCCACAGTAG
- the il6r gene encoding interleukin-6 receptor subunit alpha isoform X2 → MRIFLPLLCFLCASPVRSILEGTCLRKEPPPGTVVLSIGSKLLLTCSGDVTVDGVKVRNSSNTNRTASSSSATPATVTIISHTEVSIKNDKHTVENAVSERYHSTEAGENRSLRPTDTGHTASPTTHTVQPAGVHRLLKEELDGEEEEEEEEEEREEGSRVTRGIKSRYQWNRDGKTVGKGDKDFEGITSERRGATLSLSSVQLTDSGEYTCYHRDRRRFSLKVIVAGPPETPSLSCYKSSPSSKIRCEWTPKKPITRRPTCYLLLNKRPTETFLRSQCSYSSQASRCWCALDYNEDELRTVHSAFLCVTSIEGNATSPLLDFTPLSILKPNPPTQVSVQPIKGQVTRLKVTWGFPNSWKIHDRHYGLMYELKYRPVKSSYHYEQVVTIKMSHSYIITDAMPGVEYLVQLKSKDEYDGLWGAWSTPAYGSTWIAPTTIEPTTMLTDYTEESSGQEETETVVEPVPHKVPHHILWISGSFALLSVILAVYIFSTRRAGSGDLWPSTLQRTPNNRCGERGRGK, encoded by the exons ATGCGGATTTTTCTCcctttgctgtgttttctttgcgCTTCACCGGTCCGCAGCATTTTAGAAGGAACCTGCCTCAGAAAAG agCCTCCTCCTGGTACGGTTGTTTTATCCATAGGCAGTAAGCTCCTTCTGACCTGCAGCGGTGATGTAACAGTGGACGGAGTAAAGGTCAGAAACAGCTCAAACACCAACAGAACAGCCAGTTCTTCAAGTGCAACTCCAGCCACTGTAACTATTATAAGCCACACTGAAGTTTcgataaaaaatgacaaacatacTGTGGAGAATGCTGTAAGTGAAAGGTATCACTCTACTGAGGCAGGAGAAAACAGAAGCCTCAGACCAACAGATACAGGACACACGGCTTCTCCCACCACTCACACGGTCCAGCCAGCTGGTGTGCACAGACTGCTAAAAGAAGAGTTGGatggcgaggaggaggaagaggaggaggaggaggagagggaggaagggagcaGAGTAACAAGGGGCATAAAATCGCGGTATCAGTGGAATAGGGACGGGAAAACAGTCggaaaaggagacaaagactTTGAAGGAATCACATCTGAAAGGAGAGGAGCTACATTGTCTCTGTCCTCAGTACAACTAACAGACTCTGGGGAGTACACATGTtatcacagagacagaaggaggttCTCCTTAAAAGTAATCGTCGCAG GTCCTCCAGAGACTCCCAGCCTGTCCTGCTACAAAAGTTCACCCAGCAGTAAGATTCGCTGTGAGTGGACACCAAAGAAGCCCATCACCAGAAGGCCTACCTGTTACCTCTTACTCAATAAAAG ACCAACAGAGACATTCCTTCGCTCGCAGTGCTCATACTCCTCTCAGGCCTCTCGCTGCTGGTGCGCTCTGGACTACAACGAGGACGAGCTGAGAACCGTCCACTCTGCCTTCCTGTGTGTTACAAGCATCGAAGGCAACGCCACCAGCCCTCTGCTGGACTTCACACCTCTGAGCATCC TTAAGCCTAACCCTCCGACACAAGTGTCAGTCCAACCGATAAAGGGACAGGTGACTAGGCTGAAGGTCACCTGGGGTTTTCCGAACTCCTGGAAGATTCACGACAGACATTATGGTCTGATGTATGAGCTGAAATACAGACCTGTCAAGTCCTCATATCATTACGAGCAG GTAGTGACGATTAAGATGTCCCATTCCTACATTATCACTGATGCAATGCCTGGTGTGGAGTACCTGGTACAGCTCAAAAGTAAAGATGAATATGACGGTCTGTGGGGTGCCTGGAGTACACCTGCCTATGGCAGTACTTGGATAG ctccaACAACAATTGAACCTACCACAATG TTGACAGACTATACAGAAGAAAGCTCCGGTCAAGAGGAAACTGAGACTGTTG TTGAACCAGTGCCTCACAAAGTGCCACATCACATCCTGTGGATCTCTGGGTCCTTTGCTCTCCTGTCAGTCATTTTGGCTGTCTACATATTCAG CACCAGAAGGGCAGGCTCTGGTGACCTTTGGCCGTCCACGTTACAAAGAACCCCAAACAATCGAtgtggagaaagaggaagaggaaaatga
- the riiad1 gene encoding RIIa domain-containing protein 1, whose translation MMAGQGGLEKLSVGVLSAEQQEKLRLFKIKTRIENEKYLRSHSEVEVLIGDFVRDVLLKRPADICEFAAEHFTNPNLHMVIGSKMEGNSEME comes from the exons ATGATGGCTGGTCAAGGCGGTTTGGAGAAGCTGAGTGTCGGCGTGTTGAGCGCTGAACAGCAGGAGAAGCTGCGGCTGTTTAAG ATCAAGACGAGAATCGAAAACGAGAAGTATTTGAGGTCCCATTCAGAGGTAGAGGTATTGATAGGCGACTTTGTGAG AGACGTGCTCCTTAAAAGGCCTGCTGACATCTGTGAGTTTGCTGCAG AGCACTTCACTAACCCAAACCTTCACATGGTTATTGGCTCCAAGATGGAAGGAAACAGTGAGATGGAGTAA